One genomic segment of Hordeum vulgare subsp. vulgare chromosome 2H, MorexV3_pseudomolecules_assembly, whole genome shotgun sequence includes these proteins:
- the LOC123427419 gene encoding regulator of nonsense transcripts 1 homolog, whose protein sequence is MTRKKKGARGRPPRRDAGDEWWPRRYADEEWPHLVDVVLSWSLEDVMDEGIFKDKVKMIPSIFNDIKSYLGFYTSPLLEELRADMSSSLEAISTESFVKVAWIEQTKYSAVYKIAFEADSQNTKSCNKLEGNGRSVGDIIILCDAKPENISDITCNGRPYCIAFITDGADEDDDSPPASYAIRASGKIDAADKVSQDGKRNSLFAVHLLNIVTYIRIWRCLDYTTVRRNQNLIQEMVHYPRVANIVPKNAKGIASIDSMEIWSELSTMDLNNSQNDAILNCISAMLCNSSSSLSLIWGPPGTGKTKTITVLLWLMRKLKHGTLTCAPTNLAVKQVASCFLRLSKENPLDTSCLGDVLLFGNKHRMCVEDDLKEIYLHDRVRKLLVCFAPLTGWRHCLSSMYDFLENGYSQYLRYFDEQKEEDKPSFLHYTRKKLDVIYAELRRCFKQLLFHVPKSCILEVNYNNIISLLELLEDFNTLQRKTTGVEIKEVFMYKDVPGKFSMDILPKTVITIGKTRIKCLELLKMLLSCLKLPITSSKHTIRKFCMESASIIFCTVSSSSKVTSNKKLELLVVDEAAQLKECETLIPLRLHALKHAILIGDECQLPATVVSKVCKDALFGRSLFARLSSLGHEKYLLNMQYRMHPSISIFPNTSFYGGKLLDAPSVMQKEHQKKYLPGSMFGTYSFFNIEDSWEDVDELDHSRKNVVEVTVIQEILQNLRRACSKSMKKVAVGVICPYAAQVLAIQEKLRKMKFGPLSVKINSVDGFQGGEEDIIILSTVRSNSDGVVGFLSNRQRTNVSLTRARHCLWILGNAATLSRSGSIWADLVRNAKERKCFFNLKSDGAISRVIAKHESELSSVKDKSLTHLQVIDKTVRVQAPSRTRKGRKRQLHPSLKCGPSDAGSRPPGGVASGSDPCRRKDKGIVEDLTASFSSLRLR, encoded by the exons GTGAAAATGATACCGTCCATATTCAATGATATCAAGAGCTACTTaggattctacacatctccactgTTGGAGGAGTTGCGAGCTGATATGTCGTCCAGCTTGGAAGCCATCTCCACCGAGTCTTTTGTCAAAGTAGCATGGATCGAGCAAACAAAATACAGTGCAGTTTATAAGATTGCTTTTGAGGCTGATTCTCAGAATACAAAGTCTTGTAACAAACTTGAAGGTAATGGTCGAAGTGTTGGTGATATCATTATCCTGTGTGATGCGAAGCCAGAAAACATATCTGATATTACTTGCAATGGGAGGCCGTACTGTATTGCCTTCATTACTGATGGAGCGGATGAAGATGATGACTCACCTCCAGCCAGCTATGCGATAAGAGCATCAGGAAAAATTGATGCTGCAGACAAGGTCAGTCAAGATGGGAAGAGGAACTCACTTTTTGCAGTTCATTTGCTGAATATCGTGACCTACATCCGCATATGGCGCTGCCTTGACTACACAACAGTCAGGAGAAACCAAAACCTCATACAGGAGATGGTACATTATCCACGG GTTGCAAATATTGTCCCAAAAAATGCAAAGGGTATTGCTTCAATTGACAGCATGGAAATATGGAGTGAATTGTCTACAATGGATCTTAACAACTCTCAGAATGACGCCATCCTGAACTGTATTTCAGCAATGCtctgcaacagcagcagcagtttaAGCCTTATCTGGGGACCTCCTGGCACAGGAAAAACCAAAACAATCACTGTACTCTTGTGGTTAATGAGGAAACTGAAACATGGTACACTTACATGTGCACCGACAAACCTTGCTGTTAAACAAGTTGCTTCATGTTTCTTAAGGTTGAGCAAAGAGAACCCTCTGGATACAAGTTGCTTAGGAGATGttctgttgtttggcaataaaCATCGCATGTGTGTCGAGGATGATCTGAAAGAGATTTACTTACATGATCGTGTAAGGAAGCTTCTTGTTTGCTTTGCACCATTGACTGGATGGAGACATTGTCTGTCTTCTATGTACGATTTTCTTGAGAATGGTTACTCCCAGTACCTTCGGTATTTTGATGAACAAAAGGAGGAGGATAAACCTTCCTTCTTGCATTACACCAGGAAAAAACTTGATGTTATTTATGCTGAGCTCCGAAGATGCTTCAAACAGCTACTATTTCATGTCCCCAAATCTTGTATTTTGGAGGTGAATTACAATAACATCATTTCACTTCTCGAACTGCTTGAAGATTTCAATACACTCCAGAGGAAAACTACCGGGGTTGAGATAAAGGAAGTTTTCATGTATAAAGATGTTCCAGGGAAATTCAGCATGGACATTCTTCCCAAAACAGTGATAACCATTGGCAAAACCAGAATTAAATGCCTTGAGCTGCTAAAGATGCTATTAAGTTGCTTGAAACTTCCTATAACATCCTCCAAACACACCATCCGAAAATTCTGTATGGAAAGTGCCAGCATAATTTTCTGCACTGTTTCTAGCTCTTCCAAAGTAACAAGCAATAAGAAACTAGAGTTGCTTGTTGTCGATGAGGCTGCTCAGTTGAAAGAATGTGAAACATTGATCCCTTTGCGTTTACATGCATTGAAGCATGCTATCCTTATTGGTGATGAGTGCCAACTACCAGCAACAGTTGTTAGTAAG GTTTGCAAGGATGCATTATTTGGGAGAAGTCTCTTTGCGAGGTTGAGTTCACTGGGACATGAAAAGTATCTGCTTAATATGCAATACAGAATGCATCCATCCATTAGCATTTTTCCAAACACCAGCTTCTATGGCGGGAAACTCTTGGATGCTCCTAGTGTCATGCAAAAAGAACACCAAAAGAAGTATCTTCCAGGTTCTATGTTTGGTACTTACTCTTTCTTCAATATTGAAGATAGTTGGGAGGATGTCGATGAACTTGATCATAGCAGGAAGAACGTGGTTGAAGTTACCGTTATCCAGGAAATCTTGCAAAATCTCCGAAGAG CTTGTTCTAAGAGTATGAAGAAGGTCGCAGTTGGTGTCATATGCCCATACGCTGCTCAAGTTCTAGCAATTCAAGAAAAACTGAGGAAAATGAAGTTTGGCCCCTTGTCAGTGAAAATTAATTCTGTTGATGGCTTCCAaggtggtgaggaagacataatcATTTTATCAACTGTCAGGTCCAACTCTGATGGGGTGGTAGGGTTTCTTTCAAATCGACAACGTACAAATGTATCTCTGACAAGAGCAAG ACATTGCCTTTGGATTTTGGGAAATGCAGCAACTCTATCCAGGAGTGGTTCTATCTGGGCTGATCTAGTGCGCAATGCCAAGGAACGGAAGTGTTTCTTCAATCTAAAAAGTGATGGGGCTATTTCTCGTGTGATTGCTAAGCATGAGAGTGAGCTCAGTTCAGTTAAAGACAAAAGTCTTACACATTTACAAGTTATAGATAAGACTGTTCGG GTTCAGGCACCATCTCGAACTCGAAAGGGGCGGAAACGTCAACTACACCCTTCTTTGAAATGTGGTCCATCTGATGCCGGGAGCCGTCCACCAGGCGGTGTCGCTTCCGGTTCCGATCCGTGTCGCCGAAAGGATAAAGGGATCGTCGAAGATCTCACTGCTTCCTTCAGCAGTCTTAGACTCCGTTGA